In the Acropora muricata isolate sample 2 chromosome 1, ASM3666990v1, whole genome shotgun sequence genome, one interval contains:
- the LOC136923410 gene encoding uncharacterized protein gives MCLALLQDIILSHKLNCMFYADDTQIYITLDPNSPTCSTDILRSCIEDVISWNTKNMLKCNQGKTEVVLFSSRFSKNYQLLPTFSFGNNTFSVTKEARNLGVMLDENLTSMSHINLICKKAMLAIRSIGRIKKYLSKDHLACVVNAFVIPHLDYCNSVLYGLPKSQLDKLQRIQNVAARLVKGVRKQDYITPTLTALHRLPVEKRIIFKILLMTYKTLNGLAPSYLTTIITPYHPTHKLRSSSRSTLQVPRVKTSTYGDRAFSSAAPKLWNSLPDHIKSKHTLTSFKSSLKTFLFKLAYSC, from the coding sequence ATGTGCTTAGCTCTGCTTCAGGATATCATACTTAGCCATAAATTAAACTGCATGTTCTATGCCGATGACACACAGATCTACATCACTCTGGACCCCAATAGTCCAACTTGTTCTACTGATATTCTTAGATCATGCATTGAAGATGTGATATCATGGAATACAAAGAACATGCTGAAGTGCAATCAAGGAAAAACCGAAGTTGTTCTTTTCTCCTCACGATTCAGTAAGAACTATCAATTATTGCCGACCTTTTCCTTTGGAAACAACACGTTCTCAGTCACAAAAGAGGCTCGTAACCTTGGTGTAATGTTGGATGAGAACCTGACTTCCATGTCACATATCAATCTGATATGTAAGAAGGCTATGCTAGCGATCAGGTCCATTGGTCGCATCAAGAAGTACCTCTCAAAAGATCATCTAGCATGTGTCGTCAATGCATTTGTCATCCCCCATCTTGACTATTGCAATAGCGTACTATATGGTCTTCCTAAGTCTCAACTTGACAAGCTTCAAAGGATCCAAAATGTGGCAGCTCGTTTAGTCAAAGGAGTTCGCAAACAAGACTATATTACACCAACTCTGACAGCTCTTCACAGGCTACCCGTTGAAAAACGGATCATTTTCAAGATTCTATTAATGACATATAAGACTTTGAATGGACTTGCTCCAAGCTACTTGACAACCATAATCACTCCCTACCATCCAACTCATAAATTGCGCTCATCGAGTCGTTCAACCCTCCAAGTACCACGTGTGAAAACATCCACCTATGGTGACCGTGCGTTCTCCTCCGCAGCTCCAAAACTTTGGAACTCACTTCCCGACCATATAAAATCAAAGCATACACTTACATCCTTCAAGTCATcactcaaaacatttttatttaaattagcatACTCCTGCTAA